One Antarctobacter heliothermus DNA segment encodes these proteins:
- a CDS encoding O-acetylhomoserine aminocarboxypropyltransferase/cysteine synthase family protein: MTQEDPNYGFDTLQIHAGARPDPATGARQVPIYQTTAYVFRDAEHAAALFNLQEVGYIYSRLTNPTVAALQERVAVLEGGAGAVCCSSGHAAQIMALFPLMAPGRNVVVSTRLYGGSITQFSQTIKRFGWSATFVDFDDLDAVEAAIDDDTRAVFCESIANPGGYITDLDAISAIADKAGLPLIVDNTSATPYLCRPIEHGATLVVHSMTKYLTGNGTVTGGVVVDSGKFDWSASDKFPSLSAPEPAYHGLKFHETFGPLAFTFHGIAIGLRDLGMTLNPQAAHYTLMGIETLSLRMDRHVENAMKIAAWLETHDAVEAVTYAGLPSSRYNDRVARICPKGAGGLFTVALKGGYESCIKFVDALEIFSHVANLGDTRSLVIHSASTTHRQLSEEQQVAAGAAPNVVRISIGIEDANDLIADLDQALNKAK, from the coding sequence ATGACTCAGGAAGACCCCAACTACGGCTTTGACACCCTTCAGATCCACGCAGGCGCACGGCCCGATCCGGCCACCGGCGCGCGGCAGGTGCCGATTTACCAGACAACGGCCTATGTGTTCCGCGACGCCGAACACGCCGCCGCGTTGTTCAACCTGCAAGAAGTCGGATACATCTATTCGCGCCTGACCAACCCCACCGTTGCCGCCCTGCAAGAGCGGGTTGCGGTGCTGGAGGGCGGCGCGGGTGCTGTTTGTTGTTCGTCCGGTCACGCGGCGCAGATCATGGCGCTGTTCCCGCTGATGGCACCGGGGCGCAACGTGGTGGTGTCGACGCGGCTGTATGGCGGCTCGATCACCCAGTTCAGCCAGACCATCAAGCGCTTTGGCTGGTCCGCCACCTTTGTCGATTTCGACGATCTGGACGCGGTGGAAGCGGCGATTGATGACGACACCCGCGCGGTGTTCTGTGAGAGCATCGCCAATCCGGGCGGATATATCACCGATTTGGACGCGATTTCGGCGATTGCCGACAAGGCGGGCTTGCCGCTGATCGTCGACAACACCTCGGCCACGCCCTACCTGTGCCGCCCGATTGAGCATGGTGCCACGCTGGTCGTGCATTCGATGACCAAGTACCTGACCGGCAATGGCACCGTGACCGGCGGTGTGGTGGTGGATTCGGGCAAGTTCGACTGGTCCGCCAGCGACAAATTCCCGTCTCTGTCCGCGCCCGAGCCCGCGTATCATGGGCTGAAGTTCCACGAGACGTTTGGCCCGCTGGCGTTCACCTTTCACGGCATCGCCATCGGATTGCGCGATCTGGGCATGACGCTGAACCCGCAGGCGGCGCATTACACGCTGATGGGGATCGAGACGCTGAGCCTGCGTATGGATCGCCACGTCGAGAACGCGATGAAGATCGCCGCCTGGCTGGAAACCCATGACGCGGTAGAGGCTGTGACCTACGCCGGGTTGCCGTCCTCGCGCTATAACGACCGGGTGGCGCGGATCTGTCCCAAGGGCGCGGGTGGCCTGTTCACCGTGGCACTGAAGGGCGGCTACGAGTCCTGCATCAAGTTTGTCGATGCACTGGAGATCTTTAGCCATGTGGCCAACCTTGGCGACACCCGCAGCCTTGTGATCCACTCGGCCTCGACCACGCACCGGCAGTTGTCCGAAGAACAGCAGGTTGCGGCGGGGGCGGCCCCCAACGTGGTGCGCATTTCCATCGGGATCGAAGATGCGAACGATCTGATTGCCGACCTTGATCAGGCGCTGAACAAGGCGAAGTAA
- a CDS encoding SIMPL domain-containing protein — MRILAFLTVVAFAMPLVAVAEGRLTVSGEGHLAVVPDMAVITLGADGRGPTAVEAMNATSEAVEAILARLNGLGVETRDIQTTQLRVNEQTRWDNTRNEDVFLGYYATNTVSVRVRDLDGISALLSAVLDDGANQLQNLSFSVQEPRPIEDEARRRAVADAIAKAKLYADAAGVTLGPLLELRDTAEPLVRSIAGAEAMMREAAVVAKDVPVAAGELEVRAEVTMVFTIAE, encoded by the coding sequence ATGCGAATTTTGGCATTCTTGACGGTGGTGGCTTTCGCCATGCCACTTGTCGCGGTGGCCGAGGGCCGCCTGACTGTCTCGGGCGAGGGCCATCTGGCCGTGGTTCCCGACATGGCGGTGATCACTCTGGGTGCTGACGGGCGCGGCCCCACGGCGGTCGAGGCCATGAACGCCACGTCCGAGGCGGTAGAGGCGATTCTTGCCCGACTGAACGGCCTGGGGGTCGAAACACGCGACATCCAGACCACCCAATTGCGGGTCAATGAACAGACCCGCTGGGACAATACCCGCAACGAGGACGTCTTTCTGGGCTATTACGCCACCAACACGGTCAGCGTGCGGGTGCGTGATCTTGACGGGATCAGCGCGCTGTTGTCGGCGGTGCTGGATGACGGCGCGAACCAGTTGCAGAACCTGTCGTTCAGCGTGCAGGAACCGCGCCCGATCGAGGATGAGGCCCGCCGCCGCGCGGTGGCCGACGCCATCGCCAAGGCCAAGCTGTACGCCGATGCGGCAGGGGTGACGCTTGGCCCGCTGCTGGAACTGCGCGACACCGCAGAGCCGCTGGTGCGGTCCATCGCCGGGGCAGAGGCCATGATGCGTGAAGCGGCGGTTGTCGCCAAGGACGTGCCCGTCGCGGCGGGTGAGCTAGAAGTGCGCGCCGAGGTGACAATGGTGTTTACCATCGCCGAGTGA